From the genome of Pseudomonas sp. gcc21, one region includes:
- a CDS encoding polyribonucleotide nucleotidyltransferase has translation MMRLKPLACVLLTTALTTQLAACGTIFYPERRGQIQGNIDPGIAALNAIGLLFYLVPGIVAFAVDFATGAIYLPDQRYSIAPERLNEAVDGQGKVDRLKLKAIIKQELNLDLPLEHAQPMTRPDHQELALLGLAAKRA, from the coding sequence ATGATGCGTCTGAAACCACTGGCCTGTGTGTTGCTCACCACAGCTCTGACTACCCAGCTTGCCGCCTGCGGTACGATTTTCTATCCGGAGCGCCGCGGACAGATCCAGGGCAATATTGATCCGGGTATTGCTGCCCTGAACGCGATCGGCCTGCTGTTCTACCTGGTGCCTGGCATCGTGGCCTTTGCAGTGGATTTCGCTACCGGTGCGATTTATCTGCCGGACCAGCGCTACAGCATCGCCCCGGAGCGTCTCAACGAAGCCGTTGATGGCCAGGGCAAGGTGGATCGGCTCAAGCTCAAGGCAATTATCAAGCAGGAACTGAATCTGGATCTGCCGCTGGAGCATGCCCAGCCGATGACCAGACCGGACCATCAGGAACTGGCTCTGCTCGGGTTGGCTGCGAAGCGCGCCTGA
- a CDS encoding cation diffusion facilitator family transporter, with the protein MLDPASRNRLLKLATYASVTVALGLIVLKGSVWLMSGSVSLLASLIDSFMDAGASIINLFAVRYSLKPADRGHRFGHGKAEALAGLAQSAFISGSAILVFVQGIRRLINPQPLDAAWLGVLVMLISIAATIGLLLIQRRVIKHTQSTAISADALHYRSDLLMNLSIIAALMLAYYGIARADALFGVVIALYIAYGAVHIGLSATQILMDHELSDEIRAHALALARAVPGVVGVHDLRTRESGQHWFMQLHVELPAEMSLAQAHDLGEEVRMVIEKAYPQADVLVHTDPA; encoded by the coding sequence GTGCTGGATCCTGCAAGCCGGAACCGTCTGCTGAAGCTCGCCACCTACGCTTCAGTGACGGTAGCGTTGGGTCTGATCGTGCTCAAAGGCTCGGTATGGTTGATGTCAGGTTCGGTGAGCCTGCTGGCTTCGCTGATCGACTCCTTCATGGATGCCGGCGCCTCGATCATCAACCTGTTTGCGGTGCGCTACTCCCTCAAGCCCGCTGACAGGGGCCACCGTTTTGGCCATGGTAAAGCCGAGGCACTCGCCGGCCTGGCACAGTCGGCCTTTATCAGCGGATCCGCCATTCTGGTGTTCGTGCAGGGCATCAGGCGCCTGATCAATCCGCAGCCGCTTGATGCAGCCTGGCTCGGCGTGCTGGTAATGCTGATCTCTATCGCTGCCACCATCGGATTGCTGTTGATCCAGCGCCGCGTCATCAAGCACACCCAGTCCACCGCCATCAGCGCCGATGCCCTGCACTATCGCTCGGATCTGTTGATGAACCTGAGCATCATCGCGGCGCTGATGCTCGCTTATTACGGTATCGCTCGGGCGGATGCGCTGTTCGGTGTGGTCATCGCGCTCTACATTGCCTACGGCGCGGTGCACATTGGCCTGTCTGCCACCCAGATCCTGATGGACCACGAACTTTCTGACGAAATCCGCGCGCATGCGCTCGCGCTGGCACGCGCGGTCCCTGGCGTGGTTGGCGTACATGATCTGCGCACCCGCGAATCCGGACAGCACTGGTTCATGCAACTGCACGTCGAGTTGCCCGCAGAGATGTCGCTTGCTCAGGCGCACGATCTGGGTGAGGAAGTTCGCATGGTCATCGAGAAAGCCTATCCGCAGGCCGATGTGCTGGTGCATACCGATCCAGCCTGA
- a CDS encoding phytoene desaturase — protein MKADKRAVVIGAGFGGLALAIRLQAGGYQTTVLEKRDKPGGRAYVYEDQGFTFDAGPTVITDPSALEELFTLAGKRMEDYVELLPVAPFYRLCWEDAPPFDYANDQAELDRQIGERSPEDVEGYRRFLAYSKDVFQEGYLKLGAVPFLSFRDMVNAAPQLARLQAWRSVYSMVSSFIKDPHLRQAFSFHSLLVGGNPFATSSIYTLIHALEREWGVWFPRGGTGALISGMVRLLEDLGGKVELNAEVADIEVRDNLVRGVRLHDGRRFELDALASNADVVHTYDRLLRGHPRGPRNAHALKRKRFSMSLFVIYFGLSKVPENLQHHTVCFGPRYRELIDEIFKSETLADDFSLYLHAPCVTDPSLAPPGGSAHYVLAPVPHLGNAPIDWEVEGPRYRDRILDYLEQHYITDLRANLVTCRHFTPVDFRDELNSHLGSAFSLEPILTQSAWFRPHNRDPEIRNLYLVGAGTHPGAGVPGVVGSAKATAGLMLEGN, from the coding sequence ATGAAGGCTGATAAGCGCGCTGTGGTAATCGGCGCCGGGTTTGGCGGATTGGCGCTGGCTATCCGGCTGCAGGCGGGCGGTTACCAGACCACGGTGCTGGAAAAACGCGACAAGCCGGGCGGCCGCGCTTACGTGTACGAGGATCAGGGCTTCACCTTCGATGCGGGACCGACGGTGATTACCGACCCCTCAGCGCTTGAAGAGCTTTTCACGCTGGCAGGCAAGCGCATGGAAGACTACGTCGAGTTGCTTCCGGTGGCGCCGTTTTATCGGCTTTGCTGGGAAGACGCGCCGCCCTTCGACTATGCCAATGATCAGGCTGAGCTGGACCGGCAGATTGGCGAGCGCAGTCCCGAGGATGTGGAGGGCTATCGCCGTTTTCTGGCGTACTCGAAAGACGTTTTCCAGGAAGGGTACCTCAAGCTCGGCGCAGTACCTTTCCTCTCCTTCAGGGACATGGTGAACGCCGCACCGCAGCTTGCGCGGCTGCAGGCCTGGCGCAGCGTCTACAGCATGGTTTCGAGTTTCATCAAGGATCCGCATCTGCGCCAGGCCTTCTCGTTTCACTCTCTGCTGGTGGGCGGTAATCCCTTCGCCACTTCATCGATCTACACTCTGATTCACGCTCTGGAACGGGAGTGGGGAGTGTGGTTTCCACGGGGCGGCACCGGGGCGCTGATCAGCGGCATGGTCCGGCTGCTGGAAGATCTGGGCGGCAAGGTCGAGTTGAATGCCGAGGTAGCCGACATCGAGGTGCGCGATAACCTCGTGCGGGGGGTCAGGCTTCACGATGGTCGCCGCTTCGAGCTGGACGCGCTGGCGTCCAATGCAGACGTGGTGCATACCTACGACCGTCTTTTGCGGGGCCATCCACGCGGCCCCCGGAACGCCCATGCACTCAAGCGAAAGCGCTTCAGCATGTCGCTATTCGTGATCTATTTCGGTCTGAGCAAAGTGCCGGAAAACCTTCAGCACCATACGGTCTGTTTCGGCCCGCGCTATCGTGAGCTGATCGACGAGATCTTCAAGAGCGAAACCCTGGCCGACGACTTTTCCCTCTACCTGCACGCCCCATGTGTGACCGACCCCTCGCTGGCGCCGCCCGGCGGCAGTGCTCATTACGTTCTCGCGCCTGTGCCTCATCTGGGCAATGCGCCGATCGACTGGGAGGTTGAGGGGCCGCGCTATCGGGACCGCATCCTCGATTATCTCGAACAGCACTACATCACGGATCTGCGGGCGAATCTGGTCACCTGCCGGCATTTCACGCCGGTGGATTTTCGCGATGAACTCAACTCGCACCTGGGGTCGGCGTTCTCGCTGGAGCCGATCCTCACCCAGAGCGCCTGGTTCCGCCCGCACAATCGCGATCCGGAGATTCGCAATTTGTATCTGGTCGGTGCAGGCACCCATCCGGGCGCCGGCGTGCCCGGCGTTGTAGGCTCGGCCAAGGCAACGGCCGGGTTGATGCTGGAGGGCAACTGA
- a CDS encoding phytoene/squalene synthase family protein, with product MMDALVDHATQTIRAGSKSFSAASRLFDPDTRRSAVLLYAWCRHCDDVIDGQVLGREQAGAANTAQERLAELEDATRRAYFGESMSDPAFAAFQAVALKHDIPQRHALEHLRGFAMDVEERRYLRIEDTLEYCYHVAGVVGVMMAIIMGARDEPTLDRASDLGIAFQLTNIARDIIEDAAIGRCYLPADWLAEFNISPQQLGDSRHRPAVAVMAKRLVDLAEPYYVSALQGLPALPPRSAWAVATAHGVYREIGVKVVERGERAWDSRTFTSGADKLRLVARGVWQVWDARRREPRPRPALFRRPR from the coding sequence CTGATGGACGCCTTGGTCGACCACGCAACCCAGACCATTCGCGCCGGGTCCAAGAGTTTCTCCGCTGCGTCAAGGTTGTTCGATCCGGACACCCGGCGCAGCGCAGTATTGCTCTACGCCTGGTGCCGGCATTGCGATGATGTGATCGACGGCCAAGTGTTGGGAAGGGAGCAAGCCGGTGCGGCGAACACTGCGCAGGAACGTCTGGCCGAGCTTGAGGACGCCACCCGGCGGGCCTATTTCGGAGAGTCGATGAGCGACCCTGCCTTCGCCGCTTTTCAGGCAGTTGCGCTCAAGCACGACATCCCCCAGCGGCACGCACTGGAGCATCTTCGGGGCTTCGCCATGGACGTTGAAGAGCGGCGTTATCTGCGCATCGAGGACACGCTGGAATACTGCTACCACGTCGCCGGCGTGGTAGGCGTGATGATGGCGATCATCATGGGTGCCCGAGATGAGCCGACGCTGGATCGCGCCAGCGACCTGGGTATTGCCTTCCAGCTGACCAATATTGCTCGCGACATCATCGAGGATGCTGCTATCGGGCGCTGTTACCTGCCGGCAGATTGGCTGGCGGAGTTCAATATCTCGCCACAGCAGCTCGGTGACAGCCGCCATCGTCCGGCCGTAGCGGTGATGGCGAAGCGTCTGGTGGACCTCGCTGAGCCTTATTACGTTTCCGCCCTCCAAGGGCTGCCTGCGCTGCCGCCACGATCCGCCTGGGCGGTCGCCACCGCCCATGGGGTTTACCGGGAAATCGGGGTCAAGGTGGTCGAGCGGGGAGAGCGAGCCTGGGACAGCCGGACCTTCACCAGCGGGGCGGACAAGCTGCGCCTTGTAGCACGAGGAGTCTGGCAGGTCTGGGATGCGCGGCGACGAGAGCCTAGGCCGCGCCCGGCTCTTTTTCGCCGTCCCCGATAG
- a CDS encoding acyl-CoA dehydrogenase family protein — MSIEILAETHEVTNQVPPLDGTNLYRSDLPLQEWVRRYGGGWADEALTRYGAVAGDRLMTAGFLANEHKPVFNSHDRYGHRVDLVEFHPAYHELMSAGIAAGITSAPWTDPRPGAQVARAATMYLHNQAEAGTSCPMTMTYACVPALRLQPNLAELWLPKILSREYDPRNLPMAGKTGATIGMAMTEKQGGTDVRANTTRARPVGIGGPGEAYQLVGHKWFCSAPMCDAFLTLAYTDKGLSCFLLPRHRPDGSRNEFYIQRLKNKLGNWANASSEVEFRGALAWMVGEDGRGVPTIIEMVSLTRFDCMIGSSSLMRQAVTQAIHHCTHRQVGGRPLVEQPLMQNVLADLALESEAALALTMRMGKALDNAHDEQEVKYARLVTAIGKYWICKRAPAMINEAQECLGGAGYVEDTILPRLYREAPVNSIWEGSGNVQCLDVLRALSKEPGVLDVLFAELGDGQGDARLAAHIQRLQQAFADKDDIQYRARQLTEDIAVALQAKLLLDAGNQAVSDAFIASRLEGRGHAFGTLPRGVDVAALVARSAPMQG, encoded by the coding sequence ATGAGCATCGAGATCCTCGCGGAAACTCACGAAGTCACCAATCAGGTGCCGCCACTGGATGGCACCAACCTCTACCGCTCGGATCTTCCGCTGCAGGAATGGGTGAGACGTTACGGCGGCGGCTGGGCTGACGAGGCGCTAACGCGATACGGCGCTGTGGCCGGTGACCGCCTGATGACGGCAGGCTTTCTCGCTAACGAACACAAGCCTGTCTTCAACAGCCATGACCGCTATGGTCACCGCGTTGATCTGGTTGAATTCCATCCGGCGTACCACGAACTGATGTCAGCGGGTATCGCAGCAGGCATTACGTCAGCTCCGTGGACGGATCCTCGTCCCGGCGCACAGGTGGCGCGCGCCGCAACCATGTATCTACATAACCAGGCCGAAGCCGGCACCAGCTGCCCGATGACCATGACCTACGCCTGCGTTCCAGCGCTGCGCCTGCAGCCGAATCTGGCGGAGCTCTGGTTACCGAAAATACTGTCCCGCGAATACGACCCGCGCAACCTGCCGATGGCCGGGAAAACCGGCGCTACCATCGGCATGGCGATGACCGAGAAACAGGGCGGCACCGATGTGCGGGCCAATACCACACGCGCCCGTCCCGTAGGTATCGGCGGGCCTGGCGAAGCCTACCAACTGGTTGGACACAAATGGTTCTGCTCGGCGCCGATGTGCGATGCTTTCCTTACCCTCGCCTACACCGACAAAGGCCTGAGCTGTTTCCTGCTGCCGCGCCACAGGCCGGACGGCTCACGCAACGAGTTTTATATTCAGCGGCTGAAAAACAAGCTGGGCAACTGGGCCAACGCCTCGAGCGAGGTCGAGTTCCGGGGTGCGCTGGCCTGGATGGTCGGTGAAGACGGGCGCGGCGTACCGACCATCATAGAAATGGTCTCGCTGACCCGCTTCGATTGCATGATCGGCTCCAGTTCGCTGATGCGCCAGGCCGTGACTCAGGCGATTCACCATTGCACGCATCGGCAGGTGGGCGGACGTCCGCTGGTTGAGCAGCCGCTGATGCAGAACGTGCTGGCCGATCTGGCGCTGGAAAGCGAAGCTGCTCTGGCGCTGACCATGCGTATGGGCAAGGCACTCGACAACGCACATGACGAGCAGGAAGTGAAATACGCACGCCTGGTCACCGCAATCGGCAAATACTGGATCTGCAAACGTGCCCCGGCAATGATCAACGAAGCACAGGAATGCCTCGGCGGCGCAGGCTATGTCGAGGACACCATCCTGCCGCGCCTGTATCGCGAGGCGCCGGTGAACTCGATCTGGGAAGGCTCCGGCAACGTGCAATGCCTCGACGTACTGCGCGCTCTATCGAAGGAGCCCGGCGTGCTGGATGTGCTCTTCGCCGAGCTCGGCGACGGCCAGGGTGACGCCCGACTTGCGGCACATATTCAGCGTCTGCAGCAGGCCTTTGCCGACAAGGACGATATTCAGTACCGCGCGCGCCAGTTGACCGAAGATATTGCTGTCGCGCTTCAGGCGAAGCTCTTGCTGGACGCAGGCAACCAGGCCGTGTCCGACGCCTTCATTGCGAGTCGTCTCGAAGGACGCGGCCATGCCTTCGGCACACTGCCGCGGGGTGTTGATGTCGCGGCACTGGTGGCCCGCTCTGCGCCAATGCAGGGCTGA
- a CDS encoding Lrp/AsnC family transcriptional regulator, translating into MNEHNLDRFDLKILAELQRDARISNQELAERIGLSPSPCSRRVKHLEDSGYITRQVALLDPARLGLKLTAFVLIGMDRHTPERFEGFEKAIRGCAEVLDCYLVTGMDADYQLRVVVPDMEHYQQFLLGTLTRIEGVSSVRSSFMLHKIVASTELPLAHITPQ; encoded by the coding sequence ATGAATGAGCACAATCTGGATCGCTTCGATCTGAAAATCCTCGCGGAGCTGCAACGCGACGCTCGCATAAGCAATCAGGAGCTGGCTGAGCGTATAGGCCTTTCACCCTCACCCTGCTCCCGGCGCGTGAAACACCTCGAGGACAGCGGCTATATAACGCGCCAGGTGGCCCTGCTGGATCCGGCTCGCCTGGGGCTGAAGCTGACCGCCTTCGTACTGATCGGCATGGACCGACACACCCCTGAACGCTTCGAAGGATTCGAAAAGGCGATCAGGGGCTGCGCTGAAGTGCTCGATTGCTACCTGGTCACCGGGATGGATGCCGATTATCAACTACGCGTAGTCGTGCCGGACATGGAGCACTATCAACAGTTCCTGCTCGGTACCCTGACACGCATTGAGGGGGTTTCCAGCGTGCGGTCCAGCTTCATGCTGCACAAAATCGTCGCGTCTACTGAACTTCCGCTGGCGCATATCACTCCTCAGTAG
- a CDS encoding pseudouridine synthase: MRKPKQPSLAKRPLAKPRRAPAPPPANPRLIAFNKPFNVLTQFTDGEGRATLKDFIDISGVYPAGRLDRDSEGLLLLTNDGRLQTRITDPKHKLAKTYWVQVEGTPTEEQLETLRKGLVLNDGPTRPAEVAVIAEPELWPRDPPVRFRQSIPTTWLAITIREGRNRQVRRMTAAVGLPTLRLVRVRIGDWALGDLQPGHWRELTPQAPG; the protein is encoded by the coding sequence ATGCGCAAGCCGAAACAGCCTTCCCTAGCCAAGCGACCCCTGGCTAAACCGCGCCGAGCGCCCGCGCCGCCGCCAGCCAATCCGCGCCTGATTGCATTCAACAAGCCATTCAATGTGTTGACCCAGTTCACCGACGGTGAGGGCCGCGCGACGCTGAAGGACTTCATCGACATCAGCGGCGTCTATCCCGCGGGCCGGCTGGATCGGGACAGCGAAGGATTGTTGCTGTTGACCAATGATGGCCGGCTGCAGACACGGATTACCGACCCGAAGCACAAGCTGGCAAAAACCTATTGGGTGCAGGTGGAAGGGACACCAACTGAAGAACAGCTGGAGACTCTGCGTAAAGGGCTAGTGTTGAATGACGGCCCAACCCGGCCGGCGGAGGTCGCAGTGATAGCCGAGCCTGAGCTCTGGCCACGCGATCCGCCGGTGCGCTTTCGTCAAAGCATTCCCACTACCTGGCTTGCGATAACCATTCGCGAAGGCCGCAATCGCCAGGTGCGACGGATGACCGCCGCGGTGGGGCTACCAACCCTGCGGCTGGTGCGGGTCAGAATTGGGGACTGGGCGCTCGGGGATCTGCAACCCGGGCACTGGCGAGAACTGACGCCACAGGCGCCTGGTTAA
- a CDS encoding sterol desaturase family protein: MGLMTNLLVFLATLVGMEAFAWWAHKYVMHGWGWGWHKSHHEPRAGWFEKNDLYAVVFAGVAIALIALGTSGYHPLEWIGAGMTAYGMLYFLAHDGLVHRRWPFRYVPRSGYLKRLYQAHLMHHAVQGREGCVSFGFLVAPPVPRLRRQLRELHHGRLARSDETIGDGEKEPGAA, translated from the coding sequence ATGGGCCTGATGACTAACCTGCTGGTATTTCTCGCCACCCTGGTGGGGATGGAAGCCTTCGCCTGGTGGGCGCACAAGTATGTAATGCACGGCTGGGGCTGGGGTTGGCACAAGTCGCACCACGAGCCGCGCGCCGGCTGGTTCGAGAAGAACGATTTGTATGCGGTGGTTTTTGCCGGAGTGGCCATCGCACTGATTGCGTTGGGTACCTCAGGCTATCATCCGCTAGAGTGGATCGGTGCCGGAATGACGGCCTACGGCATGCTCTACTTTCTGGCCCATGACGGCCTGGTCCATCGGCGCTGGCCGTTCCGCTATGTGCCGCGCAGCGGCTATCTGAAACGCCTTTATCAGGCACATCTGATGCACCACGCCGTCCAAGGTCGGGAGGGCTGTGTATCCTTCGGCTTTCTGGTTGCGCCGCCGGTTCCGAGGCTGCGCAGACAGTTGCGGGAACTGCACCATGGCCGCCTCGCTCGTAGCGACGAGACTATCGGGGACGGCGAAAAAGAGCCGGGCGCGGCCTAG
- a CDS encoding FAD/FMN-containing dehydrogenase produces MKPLFFALSLLLMPFAQADEPATPATDRIEPWTLPDQFDEPYTFEPDERVMLIAASNGAAGLVNDAIKDQPEGWLAQRSVIYVADITRVPKFVANRVLIPSMRSAAYRILLDREDQVASRYVTERSEVLWLGLEDSRIIERRRFDSAPALRLALEALDPINDTDAAAQPGSVDADR; encoded by the coding sequence ATGAAACCGCTGTTTTTTGCTTTGAGCCTGCTGCTAATGCCTTTCGCTCAGGCGGACGAGCCCGCCACGCCGGCCACTGACCGTATCGAGCCCTGGACACTACCCGATCAGTTTGATGAGCCCTATACCTTCGAACCGGATGAACGCGTCATGCTCATCGCTGCAAGCAATGGCGCTGCAGGGCTGGTAAATGATGCAATCAAGGATCAACCGGAGGGCTGGCTGGCGCAGCGCAGCGTGATCTACGTTGCGGACATCACCCGCGTGCCCAAGTTTGTAGCCAACCGCGTACTGATACCCTCCATGCGCTCTGCAGCCTACCGCATCCTTCTGGATCGGGAGGATCAGGTGGCAAGCCGGTATGTGACGGAGCGCAGCGAGGTACTCTGGCTCGGTCTTGAAGACAGCCGGATCATCGAGCGTCGGCGCTTCGACTCCGCCCCCGCTCTTCGGCTGGCACTGGAGGCGCTTGATCCCATCAACGACACGGACGCAGCGGCGCAGCCCGGGTCTGTGGATGCGGACCGGTGA
- the hrpB gene encoding ATP-dependent helicase HrpB — protein sequence MNQTSELPVQNVLPQLEDALARHPCAVLQAPPGAGKTTLVPLRLLNNTWLAGQKIILLEPRRLAARAAAERLAEMLGEPVGQTVGYRIRLETQVSAATRIEVVTEGILQRLLQADPELPGVGLVIFDEFHERSLDADLGLALCLQTQQYLRDEPPLKLLVMSATLDAEVVSRLLDDAPLIRSEGRQYPVEVRYGNPLEPGRFIEPVVVQQTVQTLAEEAGSVLVFLPGVAEIRRVQSQLNEALGERPDILVTPLYGELDFAAQRQAIRPAAPGQRKVVLATTIAETSLTIEGIRVVIDAGLSREPAFDPVSGMMRLHTRRVSRASAEQRAGRAGRLEPGVCYRLWSADQHMQLAARSQPEMLQADLAPLALQLGQWGVHDVNELAWLDPPPSAALQQGRELLARLGALTLDGQSWKLTEHGTAMAALPMHPRLAHMLLRGHSLGLGRQACQLAAIIGERDILRQVQDADIARRMAVFTAPEADPAVDRGALHRARQLSAQWQRLLGSQPSGSAVADPAAEKWIGLLLAMAYPDRIAQRRGEAGSEYRLANGRSAAFIEVDALQQEPWLAVASLGGQAAQRSARIFMATALDAEQVREYLPELLSRRDTLEWDPRSETLLAERQIRLGELVFSREALPDIDPAQRNRALCDVVRRQGLALLPWTPALRQWQARIQLLRRLDEEAGVQSVWPDLSDAALLDTLEDWLAPYLDKVRRLAHFANLDLPTILGTLLPWPLPKQLDDQAPTHWAVPTGSRIRIDYAEEPPVLAVRLQEMFGCTDTPRIAGGRVALKLHLLSPAQRPLQVTQDLAGFWAGSYAEVKKDMKGRYPKHYWPDDPAQAQPTARAKPRKS from the coding sequence TTGAACCAGACGAGCGAACTCCCGGTCCAGAATGTCCTGCCGCAGCTGGAGGATGCCCTTGCCAGGCATCCCTGCGCCGTGTTGCAGGCGCCCCCGGGTGCAGGCAAAACGACACTGGTCCCGCTGAGGCTGCTGAATAATACATGGTTGGCCGGGCAAAAGATCATCCTTCTCGAACCGCGTCGCCTGGCCGCGCGTGCAGCGGCAGAGCGCCTGGCCGAGATGCTCGGCGAACCGGTCGGGCAAACCGTCGGCTACCGTATCCGGCTGGAGACACAGGTCAGCGCTGCCACCCGCATCGAAGTCGTTACAGAAGGCATACTTCAGCGATTACTGCAGGCTGATCCCGAACTGCCGGGCGTGGGACTGGTGATCTTCGATGAGTTTCATGAGCGCAGCCTGGATGCTGACCTGGGTCTGGCGCTGTGTCTGCAAACCCAACAATACCTGCGTGACGAGCCGCCGCTGAAACTGCTGGTGATGTCCGCTACGCTGGATGCCGAGGTGGTGAGCCGTTTGTTGGATGATGCGCCGCTGATTCGCAGTGAAGGCCGTCAGTATCCCGTGGAAGTCCGTTACGGCAATCCGCTAGAGCCAGGCCGATTCATCGAGCCCGTCGTGGTACAGCAAACAGTGCAGACGCTGGCTGAAGAGGCGGGCAGTGTTCTGGTTTTCCTGCCTGGTGTTGCAGAAATCCGCCGCGTTCAGTCGCAGCTGAACGAAGCCCTGGGCGAGCGTCCCGACATTCTCGTCACTCCGCTTTATGGGGAGCTGGACTTTGCTGCCCAGCGGCAAGCTATCCGTCCTGCTGCACCCGGTCAGCGCAAGGTGGTGCTGGCAACCACCATCGCTGAGACCAGCCTGACCATCGAGGGTATTCGGGTCGTCATCGACGCAGGCCTGTCCCGCGAGCCGGCCTTCGATCCGGTATCCGGCATGATGCGCTTGCACACGCGCCGGGTGTCGCGTGCTTCGGCAGAACAGCGCGCCGGCCGGGCGGGACGTCTCGAACCCGGCGTATGTTACCGGCTGTGGTCAGCTGACCAACATATGCAACTGGCGGCGCGGAGCCAGCCGGAAATGCTGCAGGCCGACCTCGCGCCGCTCGCGTTGCAATTGGGTCAATGGGGCGTGCACGACGTAAACGAATTGGCGTGGCTTGACCCGCCCCCGTCTGCTGCGTTGCAGCAAGGGCGGGAACTGCTGGCGCGTCTGGGCGCGTTGACGCTGGACGGTCAAAGCTGGAAGCTGACCGAGCATGGTACTGCCATGGCTGCGTTGCCGATGCATCCGCGTCTGGCGCACATGCTTTTGCGCGGTCACTCGCTGGGGCTCGGAAGACAGGCGTGTCAGCTTGCAGCAATAATCGGTGAGCGCGATATTCTTCGCCAGGTGCAGGACGCCGATATCGCCCGCCGCATGGCCGTTTTTACCGCGCCTGAAGCAGATCCTGCGGTCGATCGCGGCGCGCTGCATCGTGCCCGACAGCTCTCCGCCCAATGGCAGCGACTGCTTGGTTCGCAGCCTAGCGGTTCAGCTGTAGCAGACCCGGCTGCAGAAAAATGGATCGGCTTGCTGCTGGCCATGGCCTATCCCGACCGCATCGCCCAGCGGCGTGGCGAAGCCGGCAGTGAATACCGTCTGGCTAACGGCCGGTCAGCCGCTTTTATCGAAGTTGATGCGCTGCAACAAGAGCCATGGCTGGCTGTCGCCAGTCTGGGTGGGCAGGCAGCCCAGCGGAGCGCCCGTATTTTCATGGCTACGGCATTGGATGCTGAGCAGGTCAGGGAATATCTACCTGAGTTACTGAGCAGGCGGGATACACTCGAATGGGATCCGCGTAGCGAGACCCTGCTGGCGGAACGTCAAATCAGGCTGGGCGAGCTGGTATTCAGCCGGGAAGCCTTGCCGGATATCGATCCCGCGCAGCGTAACCGTGCGCTGTGCGATGTAGTCCGACGTCAGGGCCTGGCTCTGCTACCGTGGACCCCGGCACTGCGCCAGTGGCAGGCACGGATCCAGCTGCTTCGCCGGTTGGATGAAGAGGCTGGCGTTCAAAGCGTCTGGCCCGATCTGTCAGACGCAGCCCTGCTGGATACGCTGGAAGATTGGCTGGCCCCTTATCTCGATAAAGTGCGCCGCCTCGCGCATTTCGCGAACCTCGATTTGCCGACAATCCTTGGCACGCTCTTGCCGTGGCCATTGCCCAAACAGCTTGACGATCAGGCACCGACGCATTGGGCGGTGCCGACCGGATCGAGAATCCGCATCGACTATGCAGAAGAGCCGCCTGTTCTGGCGGTGCGTCTGCAGGAAATGTTCGGCTGTACCGACACCCCGCGCATCGCCGGCGGCCGCGTCGCGTTGAAATTGCACCTACTGTCCCCGGCCCAGCGCCCGCTGCAAGTGACCCAGGATCTGGCCGGATTCTGGGCGGGCAGTTATGCCGAGGTGAAAAAAGACATGAAAGGCCGCTATCCCAAGCACTACTGGCCGGACGACCCGGCGCAGGCGCAGCCTACCGCCCGAGCCAAACCGCGTAAAAGTTGA
- a CDS encoding DUF2788 domain-containing protein, whose amino-acid sequence MDYQQFEALAMPLMLFGLVAFMGFIVWDLAKKSQAGRWGTMVLFFALGLGVLGFIIKAIIIGRVDG is encoded by the coding sequence TTGGATTACCAGCAGTTTGAAGCGCTCGCGATGCCCCTTATGCTATTCGGCCTGGTGGCTTTCATGGGGTTTATCGTGTGGGATCTGGCCAAGAAATCCCAAGCTGGGCGCTGGGGCACCATGGTGCTGTTTTTCGCGCTCGGCCTGGGCGTGCTCGGGTTCATCATCAAGGCCATCATCATCGGCCGGGTCGACGGCTGA